In Microvenator marinus, one genomic interval encodes:
- a CDS encoding M64 family metallopeptidase, with protein MKFVFALFIALVAFSCAEDAPGNLELVSSPEYVEDRSARVVIFEGAVARGDVYSATVSRVLDSPVYMDWDTEFSGDTFWISRVSIRDAENQILWADQINTMFQLVEFLSTVIAQQTNLSLGPFQSFTFVYEQYPALVEFAVRMPIGIPGGVDLVLEVPDADGEFQEVFRGGVAELVEREEPPQIATEITTYHETGPPEDSLDIVILGDGYRTQERENFELDSKAISDAILRTEPFASHKGIINIHAVFTPSVDRGAGYDCTGNPFLDAGCRTELRDTVFGTTFVVTALADRLNLDFGASDRVAMPLEIARIYDVASQAQFDEIVLISNTRRPSGFAGLYISVLTTYGGDRSVFPDVAVHELGHSFGVLGDEYMVQGDPCLFNEPRVPLPVNIAPFDDGEVKWSQWVGPSTPIPTPDSEKIAHPVGAYEGAYNCDFLYRPSYECKMNTDEKGDFCPVCMEQMTRRLYSVVDITANEEPLVEENGSSIVFHAPLHEEGPWTANWFVNDEPVGQGPSFELNAGDISGQAVVAAEVVETSGNTRVEDPRLSRRLEWQVRRQ; from the coding sequence ATGAAGTTCGTTTTTGCCCTTTTTATCGCACTTGTAGCGTTCTCATGTGCCGAAGATGCACCCGGTAATCTTGAGTTAGTCTCGAGTCCCGAATACGTAGAGGACCGAAGTGCCCGCGTGGTGATCTTCGAGGGGGCCGTTGCTCGCGGCGACGTCTACTCGGCAACAGTCTCACGCGTGCTCGACTCGCCCGTTTACATGGACTGGGATACCGAATTCAGCGGAGACACGTTCTGGATCTCACGTGTGTCGATTCGAGACGCGGAGAACCAGATTCTATGGGCTGATCAGATCAACACCATGTTCCAACTGGTGGAGTTTTTGAGCACGGTTATCGCCCAACAGACCAACCTCTCGCTCGGGCCTTTCCAGTCCTTTACCTTTGTGTACGAACAGTACCCGGCGCTTGTGGAATTCGCCGTGCGCATGCCCATCGGCATTCCTGGTGGAGTGGACCTCGTTCTGGAAGTTCCGGATGCAGACGGCGAGTTCCAAGAGGTCTTTCGCGGCGGCGTGGCTGAGCTGGTGGAGCGTGAGGAGCCGCCACAGATCGCAACTGAAATCACCACCTACCATGAGACCGGTCCACCTGAAGATAGTCTCGATATCGTGATCCTCGGAGACGGCTATCGCACCCAGGAGCGCGAGAATTTTGAGCTCGATTCAAAGGCGATTTCCGACGCGATTTTGCGCACCGAGCCCTTCGCTTCGCACAAGGGAATCATCAATATCCATGCGGTCTTCACGCCGAGCGTTGACCGTGGTGCAGGCTACGATTGTACCGGAAACCCTTTCCTTGACGCGGGCTGCAGAACCGAGCTCCGAGACACCGTTTTTGGGACCACTTTTGTGGTGACGGCCTTGGCGGACCGCCTGAATCTAGACTTCGGCGCCTCCGACCGTGTGGCCATGCCGCTCGAAATCGCCCGAATCTATGATGTGGCCTCTCAGGCTCAGTTTGACGAGATCGTGCTCATCTCCAATACCCGCCGCCCATCAGGCTTTGCGGGCCTCTACATCTCGGTTCTTACCACCTACGGCGGTGATCGTAGCGTCTTCCCTGATGTGGCTGTTCACGAGCTCGGCCATAGTTTTGGCGTGCTCGGCGACGAGTACATGGTCCAGGGCGACCCTTGCCTCTTTAACGAGCCGCGCGTGCCTCTACCGGTCAATATCGCTCCATTTGATGACGGCGAGGTGAAATGGAGCCAGTGGGTAGGTCCAAGCACGCCCATCCCTACGCCGGATTCAGAGAAAATTGCTCACCCAGTCGGGGCCTACGAAGGCGCCTACAACTGCGACTTCCTCTACCGCCCGTCCTATGAATGCAAGATGAACACAGACGAAAAGGGCGATTTTTGTCCGGTCTGCATGGAGCAAATGACGCGCCGCCTCTACTCAGTTGTGGATATCACTGCCAACGAGGAGCCTCTGGTCGAAGAAAACGGCAGCTCCATCGTCTTCCATGCCCCACTTCACGAGGAAGGCCCCTGGACCGCGAATTGGTTTGTCAACGACGAGCCCGTTGGCCAAGGGCCAAGCTTTGAGCTCAACGCCGGTGATATCTCCGGTCAGGCAGTGGTAGCTGCCGAAGTGGTGGAAACCTCAGGAAATACGCGCGTGGAAGATCCACGGCTTAGCCGGCGTTTAGAGTGGCAGGTTAGGCGGCAGTAG
- a CDS encoding sugar transferase — protein MRLYPLAKRSLDICVASGAIVATLPLTLPASVAILSTMGRPIFFEQERPGLGGKPFKLKKFRTMRHLRPGEDMLATDADRITKVGQFLRSTSIDELPTLLNVLTGDMSLVGPRPLLMRYLSRYSPEQARRHEVKPGVTGWAQVNGRNTLSWEEKFKHDVWYVDHASLALDLKILAMTALKVVQRDGISAEGAATMPEFMG, from the coding sequence ATGAGACTCTATCCACTGGCAAAACGAAGTCTGGATATCTGTGTGGCATCAGGAGCGATTGTGGCCACGTTGCCACTCACCCTTCCGGCGTCAGTCGCGATTTTGAGCACCATGGGCCGGCCGATTTTTTTTGAACAGGAGCGCCCGGGACTTGGTGGAAAGCCCTTCAAGCTCAAGAAATTTCGCACGATGCGCCACCTTCGGCCGGGTGAGGATATGCTCGCCACGGATGCCGACCGAATCACAAAGGTCGGTCAGTTTTTGAGGTCGACGAGCATCGACGAGCTCCCGACTTTGCTCAACGTTCTCACGGGCGATATGAGCCTTGTGGGGCCTCGTCCACTGCTTATGCGCTACTTGTCGCGCTACTCGCCTGAACAGGCGCGGCGCCACGAGGTCAAACCTGGCGTGACCGGCTGGGCGCAGGTTAACGGCAGAAACACGTTGAGTTGGGAGGAGAAGTTCAAACACGATGTGTGGTACGTGGACCACGCGAGCTTGGCTTTGGACCTCAAGATTCTGGCGATGACGGCACTTAAGGTGGTCCAACGCGACGGAATCAGTGCAGAGGGAGCCGCCACTATGCCGGAGTTTATGGGATGA
- a CDS encoding NAD(P)H-binding protein — MKAFVAGATGYTGQEVVKALVAAGVEVVAHIRPDSTKLAEWTEKFRSWGAKADSTPWVEDEIQKAISVHKPDLVFGLIGTTRARKKTSTDPENETYMSVDYGLTAMLLRAAEAQNPAPGFVYLSSYGVGPGSPSAYIQARHKLEEELRASALDFLIIRPAVITGDRDESRLGEEIAGVLGDVMLKGLKAVGARKIHDKYASLDAQTLGRGMVACALESELGRRDVDAAEIREKGQ; from the coding sequence ATGAAAGCGTTTGTTGCAGGTGCCACGGGGTATACAGGCCAAGAGGTTGTGAAGGCGTTGGTTGCGGCTGGCGTTGAAGTCGTGGCGCATATCAGACCTGATTCTACCAAGCTCGCCGAATGGACCGAGAAATTCAGGTCGTGGGGGGCCAAAGCCGATTCCACGCCGTGGGTCGAAGACGAGATCCAGAAGGCCATTAGCGTGCATAAGCCAGACCTTGTTTTTGGATTGATCGGCACAACGCGTGCCAGAAAGAAGACGTCTACCGATCCCGAGAACGAGACGTACATGAGCGTGGACTACGGCTTAACGGCCATGCTTCTGCGCGCGGCCGAAGCCCAGAACCCGGCGCCTGGCTTCGTCTATCTTTCGTCTTACGGTGTTGGACCCGGCTCGCCGTCCGCGTACATTCAGGCTCGGCATAAGCTCGAAGAGGAGTTGCGGGCGAGCGCGCTTGATTTTCTTATCATCAGGCCTGCGGTGATTACTGGGGACCGCGATGAGTCGCGGCTTGGCGAAGAAATCGCCGGCGTGCTGGGCGACGTCATGCTCAAGGGCCTCAAAGCCGTGGGAGCCCGCAAAATTCACGACAAGTACGCCTCCCTGGACGCCCAAACGCTGGGCCGTGGCATGGTCGCGTGTGCTCTGGAATCCGAGCTCGGGCGCCGCGATGTGGACGCCGCGGAGATCCGCGAGAAGGGGCAATGA
- a CDS encoding serine/threonine-protein kinase gives MNMLGRFVEDRFELTGIVGEGGMSVVYAARDRVSGRKVAVKVLKQVTADPSMRERFLREAESQGAIDSPRVAQIYHFGRDMELNLLFIVMEFCEGEILYQTLERGPLALRDGLDVAIQVGEGLMAAHAVGVIHRDIKPANILVGRFRDELRVKLLDFGYVRVQESSKHLTQDGFVGGTLSYISPEELELSPLDTRLDIYSAGCVFFEMFEGRPPFVAKTPQAVAVKHLAEPPPRLSQGPEELVDLVHWMMQKSPDSRPQTMAEVVEYLSATRALS, from the coding sequence ATGAATATGCTCGGGCGTTTTGTGGAGGACCGGTTTGAGCTCACCGGCATTGTGGGCGAAGGCGGAATGTCGGTGGTCTATGCAGCTCGGGACCGTGTGTCCGGCCGTAAGGTCGCGGTCAAAGTTCTCAAACAGGTCACGGCGGACCCCTCGATGCGTGAGCGATTCCTGCGCGAGGCTGAGAGTCAGGGCGCGATCGACAGTCCGCGAGTCGCCCAGATCTACCATTTTGGCCGTGATATGGAGCTCAACCTGCTCTTTATCGTGATGGAGTTTTGCGAGGGCGAGATTCTCTACCAGACTCTGGAGCGCGGGCCTTTGGCTTTGAGAGATGGGCTTGACGTAGCCATTCAAGTTGGCGAAGGGCTTATGGCTGCTCATGCGGTTGGCGTGATTCACCGGGACATCAAACCCGCGAATATTCTAGTGGGCCGTTTCAGGGATGAACTTCGCGTTAAACTTCTGGATTTTGGTTATGTGCGAGTGCAGGAGAGCTCGAAGCACCTCACTCAAGATGGGTTTGTGGGCGGCACACTCTCGTATATCTCGCCGGAGGAGCTGGAGCTTTCGCCGCTCGACACGCGGCTGGATATCTATTCGGCGGGATGTGTGTTTTTTGAGATGTTTGAGGGGCGTCCTCCCTTTGTGGCAAAGACTCCGCAGGCGGTAGCCGTCAAGCATCTAGCGGAGCCACCGCCTCGCCTTAGCCAGGGGCCTGAAGAACTGGTGGATCTGGTGCATTGGATGATGCAAAAGTCGCCGGATAGCCGGCCTCAAACCATGGCTGAAGTCGTTGAGTATCTCAGTGCAACCCGAGCTCTGTCCTAG
- a CDS encoding cation:proton antiporter: MMSLIAALPTELPVTDPVLIFAIVMLILLIAPILIKLLRVPALIGLIAAGTVFGPNVLGVLDRDPTIVLLGTVGLLYIMFLAGLEVDLNEFAKAKVASGFYGILTFAIPQAGGLGIGLLLGYSLPASILLGSILASHTPIPYPVASRLKIHKTPSATMTMGGTIITNFLGLLVLAVIAGSAGGEINQEFWINLLVPLTIYGLVVFFGLPRLGRWFFSKVDPEATAEYVFVMAALFVCSYGAVVAGVEAIIGAFLAGLLLNRLIPESSTLMNRVNFVGNALFIPFFLLSVGMLVDPMVLISSWKAGLLMTLALIVTKVIGAVLAKLTFKFSFDEFMVVAGLSIPQAAATLAAVMIGYEMGLYDEVALNGVIMMILVSCSLGVFMVEKYGKNVAEALKDEAPKDDSTPHRIMLPLLNEESEMTLELAFALRGSSGEEALYPVTVVPDSEDEESSDEVARAEKLLQQAVTYMAGADIQAIPLTRVAANVPSGIKRAAIERRISDVIMPWDGKLSEGRIFGRTIDVLLSELKPQLLIANVQHPINTTQRLVVVVAEGAEQSVGFERSVKDLKQLASQLGAMITVISTHAQLDTLESTFQSTGASVAVSCVGFDSFDLMLAAAGERADENDLTIFVLPRPNNPTWRPELAALPRRISDLMTGSYVFIFPSEVVQTKQESAQVAEVLAKVRLHLGLQEPSIELVIRNILDAEFHLDHELPRRIAKILGENGQFTNVGEQGVVISAQNADFPCDVHIIATSDVPVQLSPRDNTDTRFVGLVLSCKARTQREHQERIQETIAAISHLQSVPGILKVYSPKEFVRRGGEKKESES, encoded by the coding sequence ATGATGTCCTTGATTGCTGCCCTGCCAACCGAACTGCCGGTCACAGACCCAGTCTTGATCTTCGCGATCGTGATGCTGATTCTGCTGATCGCGCCGATCCTGATCAAACTTCTGCGGGTGCCCGCGCTTATCGGCCTGATCGCAGCTGGAACCGTCTTTGGGCCCAATGTGCTCGGCGTGCTCGACCGCGACCCCACCATCGTTCTCTTGGGAACGGTGGGCCTGCTATACATCATGTTCCTCGCGGGTCTGGAGGTAGACCTCAACGAGTTCGCGAAAGCCAAGGTGGCATCTGGATTTTACGGCATCTTGACCTTCGCCATACCGCAGGCCGGCGGCCTCGGAATCGGACTCTTGCTTGGCTATAGCTTGCCGGCGTCTATCCTCCTGGGCTCCATTCTGGCCTCTCATACGCCTATCCCCTACCCGGTCGCGAGCCGGCTAAAAATCCACAAGACACCGAGCGCCACCATGACCATGGGTGGCACCATCATCACGAACTTCCTGGGCCTCCTCGTGCTCGCCGTAATCGCAGGGTCCGCGGGCGGTGAGATCAACCAAGAGTTCTGGATCAATCTTCTGGTGCCCCTGACCATCTACGGCCTGGTTGTCTTCTTTGGACTTCCGAGGCTCGGCCGATGGTTCTTCTCAAAGGTCGACCCTGAGGCCACGGCCGAATACGTCTTCGTGATGGCCGCCCTCTTCGTGTGTTCTTACGGCGCTGTGGTCGCGGGAGTTGAAGCCATCATCGGGGCTTTCCTTGCGGGCCTCCTGCTCAACCGTCTGATCCCCGAATCCTCCACGTTGATGAACCGCGTCAACTTCGTGGGTAACGCGCTCTTCATCCCATTCTTCCTGCTCTCGGTAGGAATGCTCGTGGACCCCATGGTTCTGATTTCCTCTTGGAAAGCAGGCCTCTTGATGACACTCGCGCTCATCGTCACCAAAGTCATCGGCGCAGTGCTCGCCAAACTCACGTTCAAGTTTTCGTTCGATGAATTCATGGTCGTAGCAGGGCTTAGTATCCCGCAGGCGGCAGCAACACTCGCTGCTGTGATGATCGGTTACGAAATGGGCCTCTACGACGAAGTGGCCCTGAACGGGGTCATCATGATGATTTTGGTCTCGTGTAGCCTCGGCGTGTTCATGGTGGAGAAGTACGGCAAGAACGTAGCCGAAGCCCTGAAGGACGAGGCGCCCAAAGACGACTCAACCCCGCACCGCATCATGCTTCCGCTTCTCAACGAAGAGTCCGAAATGACGCTCGAATTGGCCTTCGCCCTTCGCGGATCGAGCGGCGAGGAGGCTCTTTATCCGGTGACAGTCGTACCGGATTCGGAGGATGAAGAGTCGAGCGACGAGGTTGCGAGAGCGGAGAAACTCCTCCAACAAGCTGTGACCTACATGGCAGGCGCGGATATTCAGGCAATTCCGCTCACACGCGTTGCGGCCAATGTGCCTTCCGGCATCAAGCGTGCCGCAATCGAAAGGCGTATTTCTGACGTGATCATGCCTTGGGATGGAAAGCTCTCGGAGGGCAGAATCTTCGGGCGAACCATCGACGTACTCTTAAGCGAGCTCAAGCCTCAGCTCCTGATCGCCAATGTTCAACACCCGATTAACACCACACAACGCCTGGTGGTTGTGGTTGCCGAGGGCGCCGAACAGTCGGTTGGGTTCGAGCGTAGCGTCAAGGACTTGAAGCAGCTCGCAAGCCAGCTCGGGGCGATGATTACGGTGATTTCCACCCATGCCCAGCTCGACACGCTCGAAAGCACGTTCCAAAGCACGGGCGCAAGCGTTGCGGTCTCATGTGTAGGCTTCGATTCCTTCGACCTGATGCTCGCTGCAGCGGGTGAGCGTGCGGATGAAAATGACCTCACGATTTTTGTGCTCCCGCGACCGAATAACCCGACGTGGCGGCCTGAGCTTGCGGCCCTGCCGCGTAGAATTAGCGATTTGATGACCGGTTCCTACGTGTTCATCTTTCCGTCCGAAGTTGTACAGACCAAGCAAGAGTCGGCTCAAGTCGCCGAGGTTCTGGCCAAGGTACGCCTGCATCTCGGCCTGCAGGAGCCGTCCATCGAGCTCGTCATCCGAAATATCCTGGATGCCGAATTCCACCTCGACCACGAGCTGCCTCGCCGAATCGCCAAGATTTTGGGCGAGAACGGACAGTTTACGAATGTGGGCGAACAAGGAGTCGTGATCTCCGCTCAGAATGCGGACTTCCCATGCGATGTTCATATTATCGCCACCTCGGATGTGCCGGTCCAACTTTCCCCTCGCGACAACACAGACACGCGTTTTGTAGGGCTGGTGCTCTCGTGCAAGGCTCGAACACAGCGCGAGCATCAGGAAAGAATCCAAGAGACCATCGCAGCCATCTCACATCTTCAAAGCGTACCCGGAATTCTCAAGGTCTATAGCCCGAAAGAATTCGTGCGCCGCGGTGGTGAAAAGAAAGAGAGTGAGTCATGA
- the pncA gene encoding bifunctional nicotinamidase/pyrazinamidase: protein MKALILVDIQYDFIPGGALAVTDGDKVVSVANEWMPKFEHVIATQDWHPAGHQSFASEHAGKNPGDLVDLHGLPQILWPDHCVQGSHGAEFVEELEFPPNLEVFQKGTNPEIDSYSGFWDNGRRANTGLGDYLKKLGITQVWVMGLATDYCVKFTVLDAVSEGFETFVIRDGCRGVNLSAGDDQKAFEEMERAGATLV from the coding sequence ATGAAAGCCCTTATTCTAGTGGACATTCAGTACGATTTTATCCCCGGTGGCGCGCTCGCCGTGACCGATGGGGACAAGGTTGTGAGCGTGGCAAATGAGTGGATGCCCAAATTCGAGCATGTCATCGCCACCCAGGACTGGCATCCCGCGGGTCATCAGAGTTTCGCATCCGAGCACGCCGGGAAAAACCCGGGCGATTTAGTCGACCTGCACGGCCTGCCGCAGATTTTGTGGCCCGACCATTGTGTGCAGGGAAGTCACGGCGCGGAGTTCGTTGAAGAGCTTGAGTTCCCTCCAAACCTGGAAGTCTTTCAAAAAGGGACCAATCCAGAAATCGACTCGTACAGCGGATTCTGGGACAACGGCAGGCGCGCAAATACAGGACTTGGTGACTATCTCAAGAAGCTCGGTATCACTCAGGTCTGGGTGATGGGGCTCGCCACAGACTATTGCGTGAAGTTTACGGTTCTGGATGCCGTTTCGGAAGGGTTTGAGACCTTCGTGATCCGAGATGGATGCAGGGGCGTGAACCTCAGCGCAGGTGATGATCAGAAAGCTTTCGAGGAGATGGAGCGTGCCGGTGCCACCCTCGTCTAG
- the nadD gene encoding nicotinate (nicotinamide) nucleotide adenylyltransferase, with product MPVPPSSSARERADAILPRLEGTKEIAILGGSFNPPHVGHALLALAILATQDPDELWILPVADHPFGKDSAAFEHRIAMCKLAFGRLPQVRVLELEDVMDRPNYTVKTLRMIRELRPNLNLSLIIGSDILPELDRWSEPSQLPNLARIIAVPRQGAPEMKPAVDIPLQIYKGFTLPMVSSSQIVASLRKSADVEGLLDLRVLEYIRSAGLYKPQSA from the coding sequence GTGCCGGTGCCACCCTCGTCTAGTGCTCGCGAACGAGCTGACGCCATTTTGCCGCGGCTCGAAGGCACAAAAGAGATCGCCATCCTGGGCGGAAGCTTCAACCCACCACACGTAGGGCATGCCCTCTTGGCGCTTGCGATTTTGGCCACCCAGGATCCAGACGAGCTCTGGATTCTGCCCGTGGCGGACCACCCTTTTGGCAAGGACTCGGCTGCTTTTGAGCACCGAATCGCGATGTGCAAGCTCGCGTTTGGCCGACTTCCGCAGGTTCGAGTCTTGGAGCTCGAAGACGTGATGGACCGACCAAACTACACGGTAAAGACCCTGCGCATGATTCGCGAGCTTCGACCGAACTTGAACCTGAGCCTCATAATCGGGTCTGATATCCTCCCTGAGCTCGATCGTTGGAGTGAACCGTCTCAGCTACCCAATTTGGCCAGAATCATCGCTGTGCCTCGCCAGGGCGCTCCTGAGATGAAACCAGCCGTGGATATCCCCCTCCAAATCTACAAGGGATTTACCCTGCCCATGGTTTCTTCGAGCCAGATCGTGGCGTCATTGCGTAAGTCTGCGGACGTCGAGGGGCTTCTGGACCTGAGAGTCTTGGAGTACATCCGCTCGGCTGGGCTCTACAAACCTCAATCGGCCTGA
- a CDS encoding M28 family peptidase has translation MRQIAVLVLGGIFFATLAAQANPDSISRMKRHVNTLTQPAWQGRATGVGAPLAAEWLVLRLDELGLEPAGDDGWFVSHQVPVDLKAKSTFQMGAKTLAPDHEFQVLGFSDDLEYSGDAVFVGYGISAAHLGHDSYQGIDPAGKVVLAFTGIPKGLELGVRDEHLASLESKAAVALAKGARGIVFINDPRAHGDGADEREDKLALPNVELPLKGIAALRISERVALEVFADMGADLAAMQAEADSNSPSPLSVELRLTLQIERSFAESQNIVAKIPGGRGPTLMLAAHYDGLSQARAGKDYTGADDNASGVAVVLELARRLSKDPIQNRDVYVVFHDAEELGLYGSRRTAHWLKARGKEGKLLNLDMVGRLRESGLRFHGNAEECLQAQKSGKFTKVEIACDQPAASPSDHWPYLRLGFEAVSLTTGRTVDYHQHTDRAEKLNFPGMLQVTGFAEHYLRAQAD, from the coding sequence ATGAGGCAAATCGCGGTCTTGGTCTTGGGCGGAATCTTCTTTGCCACGCTTGCGGCTCAGGCCAATCCCGATTCCATCTCGCGCATGAAACGTCATGTGAACACACTCACCCAACCCGCATGGCAAGGGCGCGCCACGGGCGTCGGAGCCCCGCTCGCCGCCGAGTGGCTCGTGTTGAGGCTCGATGAGCTCGGGCTCGAGCCGGCTGGAGATGATGGCTGGTTCGTCAGCCACCAGGTTCCGGTTGACCTGAAGGCGAAATCCACATTTCAGATGGGGGCCAAGACTCTGGCTCCTGACCATGAATTCCAGGTTCTCGGTTTTAGCGATGATCTTGAATATAGCGGCGATGCAGTCTTCGTGGGGTATGGAATCAGCGCGGCACACCTTGGGCACGATTCGTACCAAGGCATCGATCCAGCCGGCAAAGTTGTGCTCGCGTTTACCGGAATTCCTAAGGGCCTAGAACTCGGTGTTCGAGATGAACATCTGGCGTCGCTTGAGTCCAAAGCAGCCGTAGCCCTTGCAAAAGGCGCGAGAGGAATCGTCTTTATCAACGACCCTCGTGCGCACGGAGATGGCGCGGACGAGCGTGAAGACAAGCTCGCGCTCCCCAACGTTGAGCTACCTCTCAAAGGGATAGCGGCGCTGAGGATTTCGGAGCGAGTTGCATTGGAAGTTTTCGCAGATATGGGCGCAGACTTGGCGGCCATGCAGGCTGAGGCCGATTCGAATTCTCCCTCGCCGTTGAGTGTGGAACTCCGACTGACACTCCAGATAGAGCGAAGTTTTGCCGAATCCCAAAATATTGTGGCGAAAATCCCGGGCGGCAGAGGCCCCACGTTGATGCTCGCCGCACATTATGACGGCCTTTCCCAGGCTCGTGCCGGCAAGGATTACACCGGAGCAGACGATAACGCGTCTGGGGTTGCGGTGGTGCTTGAGCTCGCGCGCCGGCTGAGTAAGGACCCCATCCAGAATCGTGACGTCTACGTGGTCTTTCATGATGCCGAGGAGCTCGGGCTTTACGGTTCGCGCCGCACCGCACATTGGCTCAAGGCTCGCGGAAAGGAAGGCAAGTTGCTCAATCTCGATATGGTTGGGCGCCTTCGGGAATCTGGCCTTAGGTTCCACGGAAACGCCGAGGAATGCCTGCAGGCTCAGAAATCGGGAAAATTCACCAAGGTTGAAATCGCCTGTGACCAGCCTGCGGCAAGCCCGAGCGACCATTGGCCCTACCTGAGGCTTGGATTTGAGGCGGTATCCCTGACCACCGGCAGAACGGTGGATTATCACCAACACACCGACCGAGCCGAAAAGCTGAACTTCCCGGGGATGCTTCAGGTGACGGGCTTTGCCGAGCACTACCTTCGTGCTCAGGCCGATTGA